The genomic DNA TCTGAGTTGGATGAATCTGCTTGAAATATTTTTGCGGAACGATCTTAAATGTCCCAAATGTGACTTGTAGTTGCCTTTAGGGCGACTCAGAATTGTTTTGGACTTTTCTGCTTACCTTGGTCTCTGTATGACACCCTGATAAAAATGAAGGTTAGATTAAGCAATATTTTTTGATCTGCAAACATCCGGATGGGGTATAGGGAGGGAATTAGGAAAGACTTAGTGCCTGAGAGCTGTAGTCAGTTAGGTTAAACTGTATATTTAGATGTTTGACAGATCCTTCGTTCTCTCCTTGTGATTGGCTAGATGTTCAAAGGTCCTGACCGGGTTATCCATGCCATCTACACTTCATCCTCCTCAGCCTCGTGTGGTGTGACCCTGGAAATCAACAAGGAGTATCTCTTCACAGGTGTGGTTCTCACTGTAACCCAAGTTCATTGTTCTCACTGGTTAACCTGCTCAACCTATGCTTGCAGCATCATGGCCTATTCTGAACTATTGATCATCTTGTACAAGTCAAGTGCTTCAGAAAAAATACTTTTTTCATTTaaagtttatttaactaggcaagtcagttaaaaacattcTTGTTTGCAATGACGGCCAacccctgacgacgctgggccacttgtgtgccgccctatgggactcccaatcacggccggatgtgatacagcctggctcTTCCAGTTACACTTTATAATACCTAATGTTAAGaatttaaatgtttaatgcttaTAAATGTTTACAACTAATGCATCACTTATTTATTATGCTAAATTCTAGTGTTCCAGGCTGCATCAATATGTCTTCCTGCTCCAGGGTAAAGTTACCCCCAGGGACAGATCTAGGATCTGTTTCACCCTCCCCCAATTCTAATCTTAACCATTTGTGGGGGAAAGAAGGGGCACTTATCAAATATCAGCATCTGGGGGTGAACTTTTCCCCACAGGTTGTTGACTCACTGTCTTCTGTCTTCAGGCAGCCTAAATACTGATGGCAGGATGCATATAGGCATGTGTGACTTTATTCGGTACTGGGACGACTTGACTGGCACACAAAAGAAGAGCTTGACTCAACGCTACCGAACCGGCTGTGCCTGCACGGTGTGTGACAGGAATTATAGTCAAATTACTTTACATCACTTGTTcaatttttactttgtcacattGGCTAAACACAAGAGCTATAGTATTGGGGTAATGATCAGTTGGTGATCtgggtctttctctctccctgctctgagcTACAGATCATCCCCTGctcttccctcccctgtcccgtCAGCGCCCCAGATGAGTGCCTTTGGACAGACTGGTTGTTGAACGATGGCCAAAGCGGACCCCAGGCCAAGTACTCTGCCTGTCTCATGAGTTTTGATGGGTCCTGTAACTGGTACAGGGGGATGGATCCATCCAAGAAGTAGTTCCTGGATATTGACTACTCCATAATAACTCTACAGGCCTTCCACTCACTGCTCAGTGGCTAAATATGCCTGAAATTTAAAAGCTGGTCACTTGTGCAATAAAAATAAACTACTCCTCAAATATAGTGCTCCAAGTATTAATTTATTGTGTCATTTATCAGTTTAAGCTGGAACCAAAGGTGTTATTGAAACTCAAAAGTGTGTCTGTTTCTGACTAGAACATTTTTCCTGAAATACCATCCTAAAGCCTGGGTCGTGTTCAGCTGGACACAATATTGTAGAATAAATGTTTTACATGGTCTTCCTTGACAAAGAAATGCAGGTGTGGTTCCCTTCTGCATGTTGAATGCATTTTAATGAACTTGCTGAGAACACTCACACTTGCTGACAAAGAGTTTTCAGAACCTTGATTCTTAAGTTGTCACTAGGTTTGTTCTTAAATTTTTCAGTATTTTCTCGGACTCACTACCCACTGGGCAATGTATTCAACACTTGTTGCATCAAAGTGAAACTCATTTTGGATTTGAGTAGTTCAATCCTTTATTTGATatctagacattgaactgacatcACTGCTGAGTGGGTAGACTATGGATAACCATTCAGAATATTTTTAATGTATTTAACTAGGTGCACCAGTAAGAACACATACTTAATTGCAATGACTGcgtaacctggacaacgctgggccatcaaaccggggtctgtagtgacgcctctagcacagaTGTAGTGcctttagaccgctgtgccacccgggagcccCCAATGCATGCATATTCACCtccttttcagcaccaattggtaaTATGCAAATACTCAATTGTATATTTAAAATTTCTAATAGGAAACTGGTTTAGACTattggtgaaataaaaatactgttCCGGATTGACCATGTCTAAAAGTAatggactatcgtttctcttatttgagctgttcttgcaataatatggactcgctcttttaccaaatatattttttctgtataccaccccaaccttgtcacaactgatttttatttatttaaccaggtaggctagttgagaacaagttctcatttacaactgcgacctggccaagataaagcatagcagtgtgagcagacaacacagagttacacatggaataaacaaattaacaagtcaataacacagtagaaaacaaagggggagtctatatacaatgtacaatgtgtgcaaaaggcatgaggaggtagacgaatagttacaattttgcagattaacactggagtgatatatgatcagatggtctggtacaggtagagatattggtgtgcaaaagagcagaaaagtaaataaataaaaacagtatggggatgaggtaggtgaaaatgggtgggctatttaccaatagactatgtacagctgcagcgatcggttagctgctcagctagcagatgtttaaagttggtgagggagataaaagtctccaacttcagcgatttttgcaattcgttccagtcacaggcagcagagtactggaacgaaaggcggccaaatgaggtgttggctttagggatgatcagtgagatacacctgctggagcgcgtgctacggatgggtgttgccatcgattggctcaaacacattgagacattccacaaattaatttaaggcacacctgttaattgaaatatatcatgaagctggttgagagaatgcaaagctgtcatcaaggcaaagggtggctactttgaagaatctcataaaatatatttgtttaatgttttttttcttacatgattccatatttgctATTTCATAGTTCGTCTtaaatattctacaatgtagaaaatagtaaaaataaagaaaccctggaattagtaagtcaacttttgactggtactgtacatctgtCCATTTGAAAGAGCCAGCTATATGTTAAGTCAAAATTGTCCAAACCGAAACTCTCACAACTGCAACAATTGACACCATAAAGATAGTAGATATATATGCTGAGTATACCCAacaataggaacaccttcctaattttgATTTCCACACCctttttttgccctcagaacagccaaaATTTATgtgggcatggactctactaggcatcaaaagcgttccacagggatgctggcccatgtttactccaatgcttcccacagttgtgtcaagttggctgggtttcttgggtggtggaccattcttgatgcacacgggaaactgttgagcattaaaaacccaggagtgttgcagttcttggcacaaaccggtgcgcctggcacccaaTACCATACGAGGTGGAGAGTATTTAGATGCATAGACAGCAGGGGGGATTCTAACCCTCCAAGAGCCCAaacattgaaatgtatttggccaaaACATAAATCTATAACGTGCCATACAGTACTGgaatatactgtactgtgctctactttaGTGTACTGTACTTTTGCATACTGCAACTCTGATGCACATGGGAATATCTTTGGTTTGTCTCTGACATTCAGAAGCT from Oncorhynchus tshawytscha isolate Ot180627B unplaced genomic scaffold, Otsh_v2.0 Un_contig_3169_pilon_pilon, whole genome shotgun sequence includes the following:
- the LOC121844921 gene encoding metalloproteinase inhibitor 2-like; this translates as MTWSVSSCFITLVVLFLWRIEDIAEACKCAPVHLQQAFCNADIVIRAKVVGVEVVSGNTKYDIQQIKMFKGPDRVIHAIYTSSSSASCGVTLEINKEYLFTGSLNTDGRMHIGMCDFIRYWDDLTGTQKKSLTQRYRTGCACTIIPCSSLPCPVSAPDECLWTDWLLNDGQSGPQAKYSACLMSFDGSCNWYRGMDPSKK